The sequence acacgatatttattaagattaatggcgtaatctgaataggctataacacaTCGCCTcatctattgaattttatttctaaGAGGTGACCTGTCAGCCATTTGaacatatcccaagtaacaatttccatgcttcttggatttatctaattcttattgcggacttatgacagcaatcaccaagctgcttgctcagttttattggcgctcttattgctatcaataaacctctcataaatctgctgaaaaaagcttcaaacgtcaaatgcctattgaccatatgaacagatctatggtagtgatgaagagcgtaataaatccaattttcaacgctcgaataaagctacaatttttggtcataatgtggtcaaatgaatttcccccataagaatgtttgtattgcaaagagtttatgacggtgttatataaaagcaaaatttttctgatcaaattccatgatggccatattgaaaacggaacagcatttcgcagtcagtgaaatatatcactgaaatgcatgatttaacgaaattttaacCGTTTGTCATACTTTTTCCGATAAATGATTTTATAAATTAATAGTTTGGGCAAAAatactaatcgatttagtggacatccCAGATGTTGTGGCaatcaatattttcgatttatttccctgAACTACGTTATATGGCCGGAGCATGGTtttcaaccttattttttttcacaacatttgaccataaaatcggaagcgcacttcttttccatggtactgaatcgaaaaaaaacaacctgaaataaaatattatgttgttgtcatcatcataattttcatcaacaatccattttgttattatttttcttcaaagatttgtttctctttttttaatgcaacattttgacagctgccgcagccaaattcccttttttgcgggtggtttaaaaagggtttctaagagcttcattatcggtcgcgagcatttcaATCACCCGCGCGGCGCTTTCATTTTaatttcgtcactcgtttccatatcggtcactattttcggctctcaatttggttgctgtattccgtaccggtgacgtttgacagttgacagttcatcaaatagcagcgctcttatcgcgctaccaaatttggtcacctgtcagtcgcgctactgttatagcagcgcgtttagtagcgaccggtaaagtgtcaagtaatgatactgcgctgccaaacggcttaaactcaccaccggtaatcttgctctaaatgctcttataataggtttatagtggttatctggagagggccacttgacaatatcttactcttatagtggtcatcagaaggttgccgtgtattactcggttttattgttagatcttataaattgatcttgaaaaccattcttagagccgaataaaacttaaaatgttacttgggatgttctGCGACTTAAACATTACAATTCACAAATTATGTTCAATTATGCTAAATATGCTCAACTACGTTTTCAATTCCATGGATTAACCAGCAAAGGCTCAACTAAAAGGTGGCCCATGTAATAAAATGTGAGCTAGCAAAGCAAGACTGTAATTATTGCTATTGAGTCATTAGATTCTAtaagataataaaaattaacaaaatctCAATAGATCAAAGCTGAATATTCAAAATCTGAAAAGGTTGTAAAAATCCTTATaccaaagcaaataccaaaaacttGGAATTCAAAAGAGTTTATGGAATGATTCTTCACCTCAAGCTAGTTGATTTTTCCAAAAGATACTTCGAAGAACAagttctgatgttggttcaaAATTTTGGAACTATTTTCAAGTTCCACAAAAGTGTCAAAAGTTGTTTATTAGAATAATTTCATGACTAATAATATATTCAAACCGATGGTCAAGGTAACGAAAGATAAAATTTAATAGCAGTTGAATGTAAGCAATTTCTTATACCTTGATTCATCGCCTAACTTTTATAAACTAATCGATTAGTAAATGTCCTTCACTGTTTTTAATTATCCTTCTCTTATGACATACGTAaaactacatttttatttattttgtattagATAAATAGAATTAAAACGCGCAATTACCATTCccactttttaaaaaaaatctaaagagccccacacataggatacgtttgcgttgcgtttgacagttttcccatgggaaatgtgtcaaacgtatcctatgtgcgagGCTCTTAACTCCAACGCGCACCCGGTACATCAAAACCGAAGCCAAAACAAAACAGAATTTGACAGCAACAAGCACGTGGCATGCGGCTGTATTGGTAACACCACCATTCGAACAAGCTACACTCTCGATTTTATGCGTGCTACACTTTCCGTACGGTGCACGAAAAAGTGGGGTTTGAGTGTAGAGCGAAAACCAAAAACGAACAATTTCAGTGCAGAAAGTGTACACCCGGTGCAGCTACaccgcaaaaacgaaaacgacataaaagaaatttatcatggggtataacatcccgaatcagttctctatcatgacagcttgcgaaaaaagtctctcgcggtacgCTACATATCTTacatgtatacagagatgataagtgagagacttgttctttctctttaggattcaatccctgagagGGATTGAAGCTATTATTTATTGCATATTTATTTCTTATTAGGTGGATTTAATACAatataacaaaacaaatatttattataacaAAAAATCACCATTTTATGTTTAGTGCAGTATTCATTTTCTCAATTTGGTGATAGCTCGTGTGTAGAAACTCTTTCCTCTTATTGTTATCTCCGTCATTGTCAAGGAAAGTCGTGTACACAGTTTCCACGACTTCATTCTCAGGGTTAGACTGCGGCAACATCCTATAAATCGCTTCCAGCTCTCCCGTCAGCTCTCGGGGCGTTTGTCCATTCACAGGTCTTACCTGTGCACCTCCGTTTAAGCAACCGGATGGGCAAGCCATTATTTCTATAAAGTGATAATTACACTTCCCACGTTTCAGCTTCTGAACGATGTTTTGGATATTCCTAAAACCGTTGGCAATTGCAAACCGAAGCAGCACTTCTCCATTTTGTTCGAGTACTGCTTCCCGAAGGTCATTATTACGAAGAATTTTAAACTCTACTCGATCGACGGCTATGTTGAACAGCTTCCAGGCTGCGTATTTGAAGATGTACTCGCTGTATCCACCAGATCCAGAACTCTCGTGCGACCACACAAATATAGCCGGACGTGGTGTTGGCCATGGCCAATCTATTGGCGATCTTTCCACAGATTGAAGCATCTGAATTTCCGTTGCATCCAGCATTTGTTCGATTTCAACTGTAAGATAGCAGAACAATAATTACAATTTTCTTACATAACAATTCACTCGGGAACTCACTGGATGTTATAACACAATCCACATCTCGACAATTATCAACTTCTGAGAAGAAATCCTCTCGAGAAGCTTCCAGTTTCTTATCGTAGCAAGGCATTACTGTCACATGATAGATTCTATCACCGCTAGTACCCATAATTTTAGCTAGATACTTCTTCACCAAAACCCCCATTATCTGTTGCGGTGATCTCGTTGTGGCAATGTAGGGGAGAATAAAATTGCCGTGAGTTTTCTCCGCATAACAAACCCACCCGGGGCACGAAGAAGCCAGCATTGGTAGCAATTGTTTGTTTGTGTTTAAACGCTCAACAAACTCGTTCCGACTCTCAATAAGCGCCAGGTCATCCGCTATTTTTGTGTCCAGAACCATGTCCGCGCCGAGTTTTTTGAAGTATCCTGTAAGATAACATgttctgtaatttttttttgtctttattagcgagacttttagCCCTATTAGCAACTTACCTGCAACACGCTCAAATGTTTCATCCGGGCTGAGATTGTACCGCTTGGCCAGCGAAAGAATGGGCTGTTGCGCGACAGTGAACACAATGTATCGCACCGAATCTAGCTGATTGTTCAACTTTGCTAGATTATTCTCGTTCATTACCCTCAGAAGCTCTTCCTGGCTTTGTTGCGTGATGAGAACACCTTCGGCAGACGTAATGCAGCCGGAGCACGCCAGACAGTCGGCCAGAGTGATTTCCACTTTTTCCAGCTTTTGCAGACCgctctgaaaaataaatatttaagtttaattcaaagTAAAATTATAATAAACTACACGTTTTGACGAAGGCCTCTGTTTTTCTTTTCCATTATAGATTTACAGATCGATTAATATGCGGATTTTATTACGTCGAACAGATTAAACATCATCTACCTAGATTAGAAAAACTTATACTTGACGACGCTGATATAGATGTTCGGTTAAATATCTTAAAACCTGTAAGATTTAGAGAGCTGGAGTGTTTTATAAAGTTGTCTAATACCATTGTTAATGAGGTAAATGATCAAGACTCTGAAATACAATAATTCAGGCCAGATAGCACTTAGTTAAAAGTTAGGGCCAAACATTACTTTCTTATAATGCATGCGAAAGGCACTTTTACCACTAAGTGAATAAGTAGGTAAAGGTATGTTTATTTAAACGATAcgaattaatcagggttttgatACGTACAGAAGTAGCCTGCATGTAAGATCCATCGTCTTGGATAGTAATTTTGGACCCGGTTTTCCCCTTGTTGGTTTCGATTTTTACCGGTTTTATACATTCCTAcataggaaaaaaaataatgtaaagaCGGTATTTATTGGGAAATCAAAGTGTTACTCACTTGTGACGGCGTAATAAAATCATCCAAGTCAGTTAGTTGTAATGCCCCACTAAAACGCGACATAATGAAAGATTTATCAATAGACAACCTCTTCTAACTAAACTCCTTGTAAatattataaattaaaaatattaggtgtaaatttgttttttttttctttgttgtgtGACTGCTATGGtgtaaaaattaatatgaatctCTGTTTTTCTGATTTGCTTTCTCCATTTGATATCAGCTGACTTTGACAACAAATTGGACTGGCATCCCTGTCACGAACAGATTTTGACGTTTTCTTTTGAAAGGCTTTTTCTTGTCACACGCTTGTCTGGctcaactcaaatttgggt comes from Armigeres subalbatus isolate Guangzhou_Male chromosome 2, GZ_Asu_2, whole genome shotgun sequence and encodes:
- the LOC134217306 gene encoding probable cytosolic Fe-S cluster assembly factor AAEL012261 is translated as MSRFSGALQLTDLDDFITPSQECIKPVKIETNKGKTGSKITIQDDGSYMQATSSGLQKLEKVEITLADCLACSGCITSAEGVLITQQSQEELLRVMNENNLAKLNNQLDSVRYIVFTVAQQPILSLAKRYNLSPDETFERVAGYFKKLGADMVLDTKIADDLALIESRNEFVERLNTNKQLLPMLASSCPGWVCYAEKTHGNFILPYIATTRSPQQIMGVLVKKYLAKIMGTSGDRIYHVTVMPCYDKKLEASREDFFSEVDNCRDVDCVITSIEIEQMLDATEIQMLQSVERSPIDWPWPTPRPAIFVWSHESSGSGGYSEYIFKYAAWKLFNIAVDRVEFKILRNNDLREAVLEQNGEVLLRFAIANGFRNIQNIVQKLKRGKCNYHFIEIMACPSGCLNGGAQVRPVNGQTPRELTGELEAIYRMLPQSNPENEVVETVYTTFLDNDGDNNKRKEFLHTSYHQIEKMNTALNIKW